One segment of Brassica napus cultivar Da-Ae chromosome C3, Da-Ae, whole genome shotgun sequence DNA contains the following:
- the LOC106386458 gene encoding uncharacterized protein LOC106386458: protein MDLRKSRATTTTVTLSCLLLVSSFYTLSTAKSATNPPSYQLFLFVGFVLAAALSLLILVTAARATMVAWITVIVLLAFSGTRRRVLAKQGKMITTDVAMCLVRVLISEADPRG from the coding sequence ATGGATCTCCGCAAAAGTAGAGCAACAACAACCACCGTTACTCTCTCATGTCTTCTCCTCGTTTCTTCATTCTACACTCTCTCCACCGCAAAATCAGCCACAAATCCACCCTCGTACCAACTCTTTCTATTTGTAGGATTCGTTCTAGCCGCAGCTTTGTCGCTTCTGATACTTGTCACTGCTGCACGAGCCACCATGGTCGCGTGGATAACAGTGATCGTCTTGCTGGCCTTCTCGGGTACACGCCGCCGTGTTCTGGCGAAGCAGGGAAAGATGATAACGACGGACGTGGCTATGTGCTTGGTCAGGGTTCTGATTAGTGAGGCAGATCCTCGTGGTTAG